From the genome of Chaetodon trifascialis isolate fChaTrf1 chromosome 4, fChaTrf1.hap1, whole genome shotgun sequence:
GGACACCTGAgacactgttttcattttctgaagcATCCGTCCAGTTTTTTACActgaaacagaataaaacaatagtTAATTAACAGTAGTAAATAATGAAATTTTTCTTTACGACCTCCGTGTGAAAAATGTTTACAATTATTACTTCAAAACATTGTTATATGAGATCAGtgtcacagaagaagagaagagaagaagaagaggtatATCTCTTTAAACCAATCACATTCAGTAACAGTAAAAACATGTGATCAAAACGCTGGTCAACAGGCTGGTTAACGGACTGGTGAAGGGCTGGTTAACATGCTGTTAACATGCTGGTTAACCGGCTGGTTAACGGGCTGGTTAACACACTGGTTAACTGGCTGGTTAATGCGCTGGTTAACGGGCTGGTTAAGGGGCTGGTTAACACACTGGTTAACTGGCTGGTTAATGTGCTGGTTAACGGGCTGGTTAACAGGCTGGTTAACACACTGGTTAACTGGCTGGTTAATGCACTCATTAACAGGCTGGTTAACACACTGGTTAACTGGCTGGTTAACGGGCTGGTTAACACACTGGTTAACTGGCTGGTTAATGCGCTGGTTAACAGGCTGGTTAACGGGCTGGTTAACACACTGGTTAACTGGCTGGTTAACGGGCTGGTTAACAGGCTGGTTAACACACTGGTTAACTGGCTGGTTAATGCACTCATTAACAGGCTGGTTAACGGGCTGGTTAACGGGCTGGTTAACACACTGGTTAACTGGCTGGTTAATGCACTCATTAACAGGCTGGTTAACGGGCTGGTTAACGGGCTGGTTAACACACTGGTTAACGGGCTGGTTAACAGGCTGGTTAACACACTGGTTAACTGGCTGGTTAATGCACTCATTAACAGGCTGGTTAACGGGCTGGTTAACACACTGGTTAACACACTGGTTAACTGGCTGGTTAACGGGCTGGTTAACACACTGGTTAACTGGCTGGTTAATGCGCTGGTTAACATGTAGGTTAAGTGAAATGAAGTCAGGTAATACCTCATTATTCACGTCGTCGACCAGCTGGATTCCTGCATActgaaaagagacaaacagaagagaagCTGACGTCTGACAGATGGgctgaaaaacagctgatgaaacAACCAGACGAGTTCCACCATGATCTAGTTTTTAGCATCGAATCCACTGAAACAGACATCATTCATTATTCAGGACATCTTGATGACTCACTGagctctcctccagcttcagTTGGACTCGTCTCCCTTcaaagtgctgcagcagagtctCTGTCAGCCCTCTGACGGGAGGGGGGTCCGGCCGGACCGCCATAGGAGAGGAGtggggaggaggtgaggagatcCAGGGCTGAGCGGTGATGAAGGAAACGGAGGGCAGACGGACGATGGgacgaggaggtggagaggaaacGGTGATCTTCtctgaaacacaacagcaagGAAAATACACGAATGACATCACATATGACATCAGCTGGACTAAAGCAttaacctctgacctttgtCACCGCATGACAGTACGGACGACAGTAGGAAAACCTGCCGACTGGTTACTGATttacacaaactgctgctgaaccacctgaagctgctgaactTTGGCCGTTCGCTCATTAAGTTACTGATTCTCTGCAGTCTGTAtgtgacaaacagcagcatccaAACCAGACTCCATTCAGGTTTTAGTCCATTCAAAGTCAGCAGACATTCCTACCAATTACTGAGTTCAGGTGTTTCAGTCACACCCATTACTAACAGGTACATGAGCTCCAGCGCATAGCCATGAAACCTCCACAGACAGATGATTACAATCTAGTCTGGGTCATAAAGAGTCACCTAGAAGAAAGTCACTTTAAACGTGTCACTGTCAGACGATGCCAGCTTTGCCACAAGTGAGTTTGTGAAATTTGTCCACTGTAAGTGCCGTTACTGTGAAATGGAAGTTCAGAGGAACAACAACAGCTCAACCATGAAGTGGAAGACCAGGAAGCACACCACTACTGCACTCactgcacagcagaggaggcGTCTTCTTTGGAGTGATGGCTCACACTGCATTATCTTATCTCTTAGAAGTCTGAACACGACCTGCTGGACTCTATGGTGCCTCCTGTAAAGGTGGGTAGAGGGGGGTTGAGGGTGTGGAGCTGTTTTTCAGGGTTTAGGCTCCTGAGATCCAGTGAAGGTTCTTCTAAATGCCTCAGCATACAAAGGCATTTTGGCCAGTTGGGACCTTCTTGTCCCACATCGGGGACCGACCTCACTCTTTTGGCTGAATGGACACAAATTCCCTCAGACGCACTCCAAAAGCTTGTGGAAAGCATTCCCAGAAGAATGGAGGCTGTTATAGCTGCAAAGGGGTCCACCTCCATATTGACGCCCATGGTTTTTGAATGGGACGTCCAACACGATCACATGGTGTGATGGTCAGGTGTCCACTgacttttggccatatagtgTATATTGTTATCATGTTTCAGTGTGATGTCTGAACAGTCTTGGAGATCAGttaatgtatgtatttatgtcatATCTagtttgtttcatgtgtcaGAACAATGAAGAGTCCAAACAACATGGTGCTCACTAACTTCCTGCCTGTCAACTGCGATgcagttcaacattttaagaGCTGCTTACTTGAATTCAATTCAGATTCCTCAATGTTCTGAATGGAATCTGAACaacacatctatctatctatctatctatctatctatctatctatctatctatctatctatctatctatctatctatctatctatctatttttttctaaatctgtccTGAATTGGTAAATTGCTCCCAGCTGAATCTTGACTTTCTCTAATGAAGGGAAATGAGTGGAACGTCAGGAGCTAAAGGAGGACTACTCTGTAATTCCTACAGCACTGCATGTACAGTTTTCCCTCAGGATTGCCCCATGTTCACATTTCTACtttcgttttttgtttttttttttctttgtgctatGCAGTGCTGGCTTTTCCCTCCTGTTTCGCAATGACAGTACAAACAGTGAAAGTGTAAATGTGAATCTTGTCCAGGCTCTCAATCAATCTCCCACATGCACTAAGGTGTAACTCACAATTTAAAATAACTGTCAAAACTTTAGCCATAGTTCCATCAGAACGACCCTCCAGAGGACACTGTTATATTGACAACATGACTAAGCAGTTTGACTGTCTTATCCGTCCACACTGACACAAGGACATGTCCTTCTGATGGCAGTGACATGTTCACTGACACAGATATTTACTTTTGAGAGATGAACTAAGGATTTTGAGCAAGTAACTGCCTTTTGCAGGTAATCCATGGTGTTTTGCTATTTGTATGAATTGTTTTGAGAAATGCACTTACTGTTTTGCAAATTTCGAGGATGATTCGAGAAatgactgagaaaaactgtaatctgCTATTCAGTCAAAATCAAACTTACTGACAACACGAGTATGTGATCTATAGTGTAAGCACTGTGGCCAGATTGGGTTTGGGGGTCCAGGACTCACAAATTAAACTCTGATCCTGGAATATCAGGATATTTCAGGTTTTCTGTACGTCAGTGAGTTTGTGATAATTTGATGGAACACTGTGTTTTACTTTGATAAATACACCAAAAGTCAGTTGATCGGCTGTTCATTCGTCAAACTTAGCCTTGTGCTAAGGTCACTGTTTGCGCAGAATGAATTGAAAACAGGCTGCACCTCACACACTAAGAACTAACTTTGAAGAGATTGGTTTTCACTAAATATTTACGTCCCCTAAACTGAGCGAAACTGTGACATACTGTGAGCTAACTGAATTAGCTGAGTGACAGAACTAACGTTAAGGTGAATATGAGCCTTTTCACCTGACATATGTGACCTGACGCTTGATCTGATAATGACAAACTGCGAATAGTAAAGACTAATACTGAGACCAAAGACTGTCTGTCACCGTATTCAGATATTTCTCACTTAACACACAGATTTCTATATGAATGCTTTCACAAATGACTGATGGTTCATTTTAATATACAGAATCATTTGGCCTCCTCTGAATTTTATATCTGAAGGCGGTCTCACAGCTCGAGGTGCTGCACTTACTTcgtttttattgctttttgttGGTCAGTGGTACAGGTGTGTCCAAGCGACATATTTACACACTTCTGAAGTCTTTGCTGAAACTCTTTGAAGTTTTAATGGTGCAACCCAATTTAGTGAATCACTCTAACTTTATAACGATGACGATGCCATTCTGGAAATGGCATCGTTCACTGTGGTTGTGTTAGCAGCTAAAGGAAAATCGATGAGCTTTTACTGCTGAACGTcgagcagagaaacaaaaagaaggtAGAGAAACACCTTCAAAGACGACCGGAGTCACTCTGTTGAGAGTGAGTCAAAAGGAATCACTGTATAAAGTTGTCAATCTATGATAAGGGCTACATACCTGTGTCTACAGGGGGATAGAACTGACTGATAGCCATCTTGGTTGCCTGTTCCACCAAAGGAGCTGGAGAGAAGAGCTGTCTATTAGTTTCCTCCCTGGAGGccctcagctcctgcagctcctgctcccGTCTCAGGGCCTCCTCAATCTCCTTCTCAATGAAATCAAGAGCTCCTTGTCCTCTGGACTGCAGGCCGGTGAACTCCAAATTCTCCTTCCGGGACTGAGTTGTGGTTGAGGTCATGTCACAGAGAGGTGTCAGTGttggggaggagggaggggaggaggagtgggaagATGAAGAAGTCATTCGATCTTGATGGAAACATCTTGTGTCTTGGACCTCCGAGTTCCCCCAAGAGAAAGAAGATGGCGCTGCACTCATTTGGCTGATGTACAACTCAGTTTCTTCAGGGTGTCGATGAGGACAGCAAGGTGACAGGAAGACCCGGGCATCTCCAGACTCAGTCGGGGGtctttcttctgtcctcttgtcCTCGTCTTGTTGGTCAAACTGCCTCTTTATGTCCTGCAGCTCATGTGGAGGATTTAAACTGTGTCGTCCCAGGATCCCTCTCTGTTGCTGAGAGTCCTCCTTCCTCTGGTTCTCTTTTTGAATCTCTTGTTGGATGATGAAGCTCACTCGGTTCTTCTCTTTAGCCTTGACAGGCATTAGCGGTGACTGTAAACGTTTAGTTTTAATCTCAaccatctctgctctcctgtccTTGTGCTTCAGCCCACGAGAACGTCGTAGGTTCTCCTCACGTTCCTGAACTAACCGGATCTCCCTTTCGATCGGTGTCTCGTAGTCACTTGTAGACTTGTTGCTCTGGTTCTTTTGAGTGTTGTCCTTGAAAATGCCTTCCTCAGAGGTGTAGCCACCTCCCACCTCCACTGCCACCTCCTCCAAGCTGGAGTCCAGGTCATCAAACACACTGCTCTGACGGCTGAGACTTTCCTCAGTGCGGCAAACCGTCACCTTCCTCTCTGGGTAGGTTTCATCTTCGTCTGATGGTTGAAACATTGTTGTATTTTCGCTCATCTCCATGCTGTGGTAGGTCTCCACTTGCTTTGATGAGGACACATTAGGATTAGACTGCAGAGAAATGTTCAGATGTCCTTTTGAGGACCTCAGCGGGTTGAGGAGTGCAGTCAGCTGGTCCTGCTCCATCTTCAAGAACTGTTGTCGGGCAGTGTTGAAGTTGATCTGCTCCTTGTCAACAGTCCCAGGCTCAACAGGAGAGGGAAGCTCTGCTCTGAAGCTAACAGGACTGTAGCTCAAACTGAAACCTTCAACCAGTTTGTTTGTAGATCGGCTTAGATCCAGATTTTCTAGTGCACTCAGTTGATCTTTGAATATTGGGTTCCTCTTTGGTGCTTGGCTGCGAATGATCTCCTTGCGAagcttcttctcctcttccttgtGGACCTCTTTGACACCATTGTTCAGATCCACCTCATACTGCGAATCTCCATTGCTCTCTAAGAACAGACTCTCTGGCTTCCTTCTGCTGGTGTAAGTTTGTAGCTTAAATCCTTTGTCCTCCTTCAGGGTCGCCAGCTGAGTCTGACGCTGTGGTGAAACCATCCAGGCTTCATTGAGCTCGGCCTCGGGACTCGTTGGGTCTTCCACAAAGGAGTAGAAACCGCTATGAGAGTCCAAACTGCTGGTGGGACTGCTAGGGTTGCTGGGACTGCTGGGAAGCCACTCATCATCtgtccctcctccatcctttgACACTGCGACCTGCCGGGCCTGAACCACCATATCCCTGGAGCCGTCACCCTGCTGCAAAGAGACAACCACTGAGGAGTGACTACGAGCGACAGAGATGTTGTCGGAGGTGAAGGCTGGATCGTCCAGGTTGGGGGCGTTGCTCCGGGCGGGGCCGGTGATGGTGCGCAGATCTGAGGGCTGCAGCAGGGGGGACAGAGGCTTCAACACCCACCTCCTCGGGGTGCTGTCCATGCCTGCAGAGGGCGATGGAGGTTCTGATGGAGGAAGATTCTGAACAGAGCTTGATGTCTGGCAGCTCTGAGGAGTTAGAACATCCTGACAGTTCGCTGCTGAGAGTCTCTGAAACAACAGAGAGGACGGTTACTATGGAaacaacagagaggacagatCTGTTACTATGGAaacaacagagaggacagatCTGTTACTacagaaacaacagcatcagGTTATGCTCCATTCAGTTAAAGAAACTGCACGACCAAAAAGTCCAGTGAATTCTCAGAGTGGTCATGCAAAGCATTGTGGGATTCGGATTTTTTCAGGTCAAAACTCCACTAATGTCCAAACAGCCGCCTCAACTTTAAAGTCTCCACATGTCTGAATCTAGATGACTTTCAACATGTAGACGTCAGTTACATATTTCAACATTTAGTCCTGGTAACAAAAATgtagcaaaaacacattttttaaagaatttgAGAAATCACTGGTACCTTTATTCTGAACTGAAGTTCGACTGTGGACAACAAGACGATTTACCTGAAATACTCATGTGTCCCTTTCATGTCCAAGCAGTGTCTACATTTGCAGTTTTACTacaaaaatactccattacaagtaaaagtcctgcattcaaaatgctaCTTTAATAAAAATTTGGTGTTCTATGAGTATTTTCTCAAATTGTTGTGACCAGAGCTGATTGATTAGTCTGACCAATACGCACACAGTACTTCAAGACCGTGATTCCAGAAGTGAAGGATCATGGATCATGTGATCTGTTGAGGTCATTTTCTGAATGTTGTCAATGATTCATCAACACAGACATTTTTAGGCTgctttgttctgtctgtttgaTTTCATTCAATTGAATTGATGAAATGATCAATGAGTTTTCGCACTCTGAGTTTTGTTTACTCTTGtttactttcatttcatgtgtatctgagtaaatgtactgcagTAATGTATACTGTAAACGTGTCTTTGCATATATGAGACTGTTTGTGTAAATGTCAGAACTTTTAGAAAAACgtgaaatatttgttttaatgtccAGACAAATAATCAAATCTTTTTATTCTGTAGATCCAAAACAATTCAAcaccataataataataataataataataataataataataataataataatgaaagaaaacataTATGAGCCTGCCTGACGTCCACTGTCtttgttactgtactgtctgcagatcaccccaccaccaccagcaccaccagcaccaccagcaccgatCCTGGTTCTGTTTGAGGTTTAAAGGAGGTCTTTCCTCATCTCAgctgttgggtctctgtagatgagGACTTTGGTTTGTATGGAAACTGTTCTGAGACATCttgtgctgtgattttgctgatttggttgtgatacaaatgaaactgaagtgAATCTGAGATCTGCAGAagatgatgagatgatgaagatgacgagtgtttgctgctttcatgtctgGAAGTTCTTCAGGTCAAAGAGTTCTTGGATGTGATTGTAAAAGAAGGCACTCCTGAACGGGATGAAAGGTTAAAGTCCAAACTGAACTACTTCCTCCTGCAGTTTGAACTGCCTGAACACTGacagtgaggtcagaggtcaaaggtcacctgtTGAACTCTTTGACATTCTGCATTCTtattctcactctttcttttaTGGAAATTCTGAATGTGTGGAAACGAAAGATGTGACATCACTCAGATTCATGTCCTGAACACACGTTTGAAGTGTTTACACTTTGCTTCCGTCCAATCAGGTTTCTTCTCTGAATACTGAAGAAGACCTGTCGTCATGGTTACTGAATCCACTGAACTGCAGTTTTCTTGGCAGCTTCGTCCTCAGACTTCAGCTGAGCATGTgacagagtgtttgtttgtgaaatgcaCCCTGGGAGACGTAGTCTCTCCTTCAGTCTTTTTGGAGAAGATATTTTGGACCAGCTTCATGTCCACTGTGAGACAGTTTATCTGCAGATGATGATATGAGACagacaaggaagaggaggacgacacagactgacaaacctTCAGGTCATTTGTCTTGTATGTCTGGCATGAATGTCAGAGTCAATCATGACTAGAAACAATGAAAGCTTcagccttttcttcctcctgcagctccatcatcttcatctctcaAACAATTAACAAGCTGACAAACAGCTCCAGTCACCTGACACaggacagccaatcagatgctGCACACGACTTCATTCAGACAAGCAGAGACGCTAGTCTGTCTGTTAGCATCACGTTAGCATCGAAGCATTAGGTcagagtgtctgtctgtcagtgataAGCCCCGccctctgactgactgctgcCATCAGCTgataagagacagagagacagacagagagacagacagagagacagacagagggagacagagagagagtgagagagatggacagagagacagccagagacagacagagagacagacggagagacggacagagagatggacagagagacagacagtcagactgtCTTGGTCTCTCACTCTTGGTCTGTCTCATGTGAACGTCCTCTGTGGCCGGTGTCTCTTGTCTCTGCTTCCATCAGGACAGTAATCAGCTGTAATgagctctgcagcctgcaggaggCGCCGACAGCAGCtcgctctgtttttcttcttcaaactGTTTTTAAGGATTTCACTTTCATGTTACTTTGATCAATAGTTCAAAACATTCCGGTCAGTATTTAGTCATTAATCAATAAAACTCACCATGTTATCAATTTCTAATCGATATTGTGTGAATCGAAAGTGAAGCTGAGGTCAAACGTTCGCAAGTcgtttctcttctttccttttttccacattaaactCGTTTTTAAACCTGATTTAAAGAAGTCGACGTCTCTCTTACCTCAGATCAGTTCTGTCAGCAGAGTGAGCGGCAACTGACGGACGAGACAAAGTTCAGCGTCTATCGGCCAATCACAGGCTccgcccccccgcccccccaacacacacacattctgtccTTGCACGCTTGTGGGGACCGGTCCTGTTTCTGATCTTTGACCTGAAGCTGCTCTTCACACAGTAatgtatataaaatacacatacGCAGTAAAACCAGCGCTGACTGGAGATCAgtcttcactgctgctgagaaTTATCATCATAACCTTTTTAATAGTTTAGAAACTAAACTGTTTCTGCATCATTGCTGTCGtttgacatttcagtgttttattgtctgacatgtttgtgtctcactctgtgtttacagtgttgtATGTATACGTAGTACTCACTGACTGATGCTCGTACTTTTAATGGAGTACTGCAGTATTACCACTGTATGACCTGAGCTGGAGATTTAAGTGTGAACACTGCTGAATTTTAAAGCAGAAGTGTGACCGGAGACATTAAAGATGAACATTTGTTGAAACAGTCAAAGCTGCTCGTCAGCGATTCCTTCAATCAAAGACAGATCGTCTCTACGTCGCCTGAAGTCTAAACTCTTTTAGTTTCAGGGTTCAGGACATGAGACGCCCAGTGAAGCGTCCTCAGGCCGATCTGAGAAGTTCCCATTGGCTCCGTCAACATTTGTCCTCTGTCAATTTGTTTATTATCTGTGGACAGTTTTCATGCAAAAGTGTGAGCATCCAAAACATGTGagcacctcctcttcctcaggacGAAGCCACGTGATGATGGTTGTTGTTTGCAGAATATCTTAAAAACGGGAGTCTTTATGAGCCGTGTgcagtgagctgctgctgccctctgctggccaaACACAACTGCCGATCACCTCTGACATCACTTCATTTAACCCTTAAAATCCAGTTTTGTCTTCAGGAGCTTTAAGGTGGAATCATCTGATTATTGAGTTATCCGGGCTAACAACGAATAAAAATTCATTGATTAATTACTGGAATGTATTCCTCACATTGTAGGGACTCGTCTTCctcatggggacaaaatgcaggtccccacaatgtaCATCAATAgtttaggatgaagactgagTTTaaggtacgtgtgtgtgtgtgtgtgtgtgtgtgtgtgtgtgtgtgtgtgtgtgtgtgtgtgtctcaccttgGTGTCGTGGTCCAGACTGTGACAGAGAACCTGCCAGGGAGGAGTGTACCTGAACATCCTTGTCTTTGTTGGATCTGATTGGTTCCTAATCAGGCTTTGgtctgtgtgatgatgatgatgatgatgatgatgatgatgatgtcagtcTCACCCTCAGCCGGCAGGAACCAATCACCATCACCCTGAGATGACAGGTAAGTCATGAACTCCTGAGTGATGATTTGTTGCTGATGTCCAATCAGAAAGCATCGTcgatgtaaacaggaagtcaataACATAAAGAAGCTCAATGTGAAAAAAATCACGCTTGATTTATTGATTCATCAGAGAGAAAAGTCACAACATGATTTTGATTCATGATGACgaaacaaatgaacacatgaagcgATAATATTAAAAGAATTGATCAGTTCAAAccaattgttctttttttctgaattctCAGACTTTATTCttcaaatttcacttttttgtgAATATATTGTTTCCTTGAAATACTATGATCTCcaaaaatgaagtttttttgTCTCAACAGTGAAGCTTTTGACAGAATATTCCTCTCTTATTATTTGTAATGTCAGACTCTGATCTGTGAAACTTCATTTAATGTGTCAAAGCAAATCGGTCAGTTCCAGGAAAACGTCATCaagtcattttcagtcatttgttcatttgtgcTGGAAGTAAAAAatctttttaacatttatttattaacagAAATCCTGAGATgactttctttgttgtttgtttacaaaCATCGgtgatgtaaacaaacatttgacaTCATCACAAAACATCAGTAACTCAGATTCACTTGTTTACTGTTTTAGTCCAcagagctgtcaatcactgtCAGCAGGGTCCAATCATATGGCCTGAGTGCCAGAGGTGGGCGGGACTAAGACacagattacattttttcacATTGTAACAAACTGATTGATAAATTCATCAACCAGCtgatcagagacagacagacagacagacagacagacagacagacaggtgatgtcatgatgatgtcacacaggtaagaacaaacagaaggaaacagaaCAAGGACTCACCCTGAAGGTTCAGCTCCGCCAGCTGATGGAGGACtgatgcagagtgtgtgtgtgtgtgtgtgtgtgtgtgtgtgtgtgtgtgtgtgtgtgtgtgtgtgtgtgtgtgtggtaggtgTGGTcaggcattgtgtgtgtgtatgtttctgttGGTCAGCAGCATTCCTGACAAATTCTACCgctcagcaacacacacacacacacacacacacacacacacacgcattgtAACACTTACACTGATCACTTCCAGTCtaattgttttctctctttatcaCATCATGTGCTTgttacatcacttcctgtgtgactGGTGGCCGGGGGCCGGGGGCCGGGTCCTGGGGGCCGGGGGCCGGGTCCTGGGGGCCGGTGGCTGGTTAAAAGTTACATCAAAGTTCTTTCTCGTGTTGTCAGGACGAGCTGATGTGCTGTCGTTTCCTGCAGGGGGCAATGCTGAGAGCCATTAGCATGTTGTCAGGACAACAGTTGGCATCTGCTGGCTAACCCAGATTCCAGCtctgcacagaggaggaggaggaggaggaggaggaggatccaGCATAGCAGAGAGGAGTCCCTCTCTGCATCATTGGGTGCTTTTCATgacgttgaattgtgcctcctcgtctcctcgtctcctctctccttcgtcgacccggaagtcgtttcccctccgccatgatgaaggatcttccaattgcttaaatgcacctgaaggagacgaggagacgaggagagaggaggcttctgaaggagatcagagtgaggacacaccggtgtatcctacgaagtctttattatttaaggggcgtgtcgtatgtggcgcacgtttgaatcatggcgggagcaggtcttcacaaatgtcatcctgattcttgtttcaactgtgtccttttaacaactgtgtctgtcaccaagaaatgaatgaaaagtcttggtatattacggttttttaaagcgaggctacaaggctgctggtttaatctaccgcacagccgtcctctgttacgcCTCTGACGGCatttaattgaaacctcatcaatagcaatcaggagtagaacagtgtgactgcagatctgaccataatatcacgttttacagcttttacagctgtgcaaacgtcatcagtaagtgacgtcgcttcggactgacgctgcggagcgaggatttttcatttcggagtttcgtctcctccgtcctcacgtcccttcctcgcatccctctttcatgtcctcgccgggcggagctaagacgcgaggagaggaagcgagtggaggagacgaggagaccaatttatggaatgaaaagcagcctTTGTCTCTGTGGTGGACAGTGTGGCTGCCAACCACCTTCCTCCCTCAGACCTCTCCTCCTTTGTCACTCCCACTTCCAACCACTCCTACCTGCCTGCACTCACCTGACATCCCCACTCACCTGCATCTCATTTCCTCGTCAGCCCTTTGCACCTCATCCTGTCAGCTTTAACCTGCCTGCCCACCTGCTTTGTCTGGATTTGAGTCGATTCCTGCTTTTACTGAGCCTTGACAATATACGAAGCTTACATGTTGAGGAGTTCCACAGGGCTCCAGTCAAGGG
Proteins encoded in this window:
- the misp gene encoding mitotic interactor and substrate of PLK1, coding for MDSTPRRWVLKPLSPLLQPSDLRTITGPARSNAPNLDDPAFTSDNISVARSHSSVVVSLQQGDGSRDMVVQARQVAVSKDGGGTDDEWLPSSPSNPSSPTSSLDSHSGFYSFVEDPTSPEAELNEAWMVSPQRQTQLATLKEDKGFKLQTYTSRRKPESLFLESNGDSQYEVDLNNGVKEVHKEEEKKLRKEIIRSQAPKRNPIFKDQLSALENLDLSRSTNKLVEGFSLSYSPVSFRAELPSPVEPGTVDKEQINFNTARQQFLKMEQDQLTALLNPLRSSKGHLNISLQSNPNVSSSKQVETYHSMEMSENTTMFQPSDEDETYPERKVTVCRTEESLSRQSSVFDDLDSSLEEVAVEVGGGYTSEEGIFKDNTQKNQSNKSTSDYETPIEREIRLVQEREENLRRSRGLKHKDRRAEMVEIKTKRLQSPLMPVKAKEKNRVSFIIQQEIQKENQRKEDSQQQRGILGRHSLNPPHELQDIKRQFDQQDEDKRTEERPPTESGDARVFLSPCCPHRHPEETELYISQMSAAPSSFSWGNSEVQDTRCFHQDRMTSSSSHSSSPPSSPTLTPLCDMTSTTTQSRKENLEFTGLQSRGQGALDFIEKEIEEALRREQELQELRASREETNRQLFSPAPLVEQATKMAISQFYPPVDTEKITVSSPPPRPIVRLPSVSFITAQPWISSPPPHSSPMAVRPDPPPVRGLTETLLQHFEGRRVQLKLEESSYAGIQLVDDVNNEVVESTRVIRHKNQRALRWEAGEFANQEEQ